One Candidatus Saccharimonadales bacterium genomic region harbors:
- a CDS encoding TatD family hydrolase has protein sequence MGLIDTHCHIHMANYQLAPDAVIQSAGAAGVEQMICVGTDAADSQRAVAFVADKPSCRASVGLHPHDAKSGPKSLKLIAVLAARPKVVAIGECGLDYYYQHSPKNEQETALRNQIELALKHKLPLIFHIRSAFADFWPIFDSYSGVRGVVHSFSAGLTELEQILSRGLMVGLNGIMTFSSDQDQLTAARAVPLDRLVLETDAPFLTPVPHRGKVNEPRYVALVAEFLANLRQEAVEDVQKSTTKNAAELFKLEVEQP, from the coding sequence ATGGGACTGATCGACACACACTGTCACATCCATATGGCAAATTATCAGCTGGCACCAGACGCGGTTATCCAATCAGCCGGGGCGGCCGGTGTTGAGCAGATGATTTGTGTCGGTACCGACGCGGCCGATAGCCAGCGAGCAGTGGCGTTTGTAGCCGATAAGCCTAGTTGTCGGGCGAGCGTTGGCCTGCACCCGCATGACGCCAAATCGGGGCCGAAATCGCTGAAATTAATTGCCGTTTTGGCCGCCCGGCCAAAAGTGGTAGCAATCGGCGAGTGCGGTTTGGATTATTACTACCAGCACTCGCCGAAAAATGAACAGGAAACGGCATTAAGAAACCAAATTGAACTGGCGCTTAAACACAAATTGCCACTGATTTTTCATATTCGATCGGCCTTTGCCGATTTTTGGCCGATCTTTGATTCGTATTCCGGAGTTAGAGGGGTAGTCCATAGTTTTAGCGCCGGCTTAACGGAGCTGGAACAAATATTAAGCCGCGGCTTGATGGTCGGCCTAAACGGCATCATGACGTTCTCAAGCGATCAGGATCAGCTAACGGCCGCCCGGGCCGTACCGCTTGATAGACTGGTGCTAGAAACCGACGCTCCCTTCTTGACTCCTGTCCCACATCGTGGTAAAGTTAACGAACCGAGGTATGTGGCTCTAGTGGCAGAGTTTTTGGCGAATTTACGCCAAGAAGCAGTGGAAGACGTCCAAAAATCGACCACAAAAAACGCTGCCGAGCTATTTAAACTCGAGGTAGAACAGCCATGA